In one Takifugu flavidus isolate HTHZ2018 chromosome 9, ASM371156v2, whole genome shotgun sequence genomic region, the following are encoded:
- the LOC130530802 gene encoding zinc finger protein ubi-d4-like isoform X3 has translation MAAAVDSVVKLLGEQYYRDAMEQCHSYNARLCAERSILMPFLDSQTGVAQSNCYIWMEKRHRSAGVAPGQLYTYPARRWRKKRRSTPPEDPRLAFPSLKAGINTADLELGLKRETLGAVDGSSLEALLKGEPLDRRSGATDVRGPEEDLAAAEPPATSAATHTSSGRIRKRVLDHDDYLDDLDDEDFEDETPKRRGKSKSKGRSDKNGKKKQEAAAAAQEERDKPYACDICGKRYKNRPGLSYHYTHSHLAEEEGEDREEIEAPPTPRQPEEQKTAKKGPNGLALPNDYCDFCLGDSTLNQKTGQSEELVSCSDCGRSGHPTCLQFTPVMMAAVKTYRWQCIECKCCNVCGTSENDDQLLFCDDCDRGYHMYCLSPPMTEPPEGSWSCHLCLALLKDKASIYQQNQNSGPE, from the exons GCTGGGAGAGCAGTATTACAGAGATGCAATGGAACAGTGCCACAGTTACAATGCACGCTTGTGTGCTGAGCGAAGTATTCTCATGCCTTTTCTGGATTCTCAAACCGGTGTAGCCCAGTCCAACTGTTATATCTGGATGGAGAAGAGACATCGGAGTGCAG GTGTGGCTCCAGGACAGCTGTACACCTACCCAGCGCGTCGTTGGAGAAAGAAACGGCGTTCCACCCCTCCTGAAGACCCTCGGTTGGCGTTCCCATCTCTGAAAGCAGGTATCAACACTG CCGATTTAGAGCTGGGTCTCAAGCGAGAGACGCTGGGAGCCGTGGacggcagcagcctggaggcTCTGCTGAAGGGCGAGCCCCTCGACCGAAGGAGTGGAGCGACGGACGTCCGTGGCCCCGAGGAGGATTTGGCAGCTGCTGAGCCTCCGGCAACATCTGCAGCCACTCACACATCATCTGGCCGCATCCGCAAG AGAGTCCTGGACCATGATGACTACTTGGATGATTTGGACGATGAGGACTTTGAAGATGAGACCCCAAAGAGACGAGGCAAGAGCAAGTCGAAG GGTCGCAGTGACAAAAATGggaagaagaaacaggaggcggcggcagcagctcaggaggagagagacaagCCTTATGCCTGCGATA tctgtGGGAAGCGCTACAAGAACCGTCCAGGCCTGAGCTACCACTATACGCATTCTCACCTGGccgaggaggagggcgaggaccGCGAGGAGATCGAGGCACCACCCACTCCTCGGCAGCCTGAGGAGCAGAAGA CTGCCAAGAAGGGGCCCAATGGGCTGGCACTGCCCAACGATTACTGTGACTTCTGCCTGGGAGACTCCACCTTAAACCAAAAGACCGGCCAATCGGAGGAGCTGGTGTCCTGCTCAGACTGTGGACGCTCAG GACACCCGACATGTCTGCAGTTCACACCAGTGATGATGGCCGCCGTGAAGACGTACCGCTGGCAGTGCATCGAGTGCAAGTGTTGCAACGTCTGCGGCACCTCGGAGAACGAC GACCAGCTGCTGTTCTGTGATGACTGTGACCGAGGTTATCACATGTACTGTCTAAGTCCTCCCATGACTGAGCCTCCGGAGG gaagctggagctgtCACCTGTGCCTGGCTCTACTGAAGGACAAAGCTTCCATATATCAGCAAAACCAGAACTCTGGTCCCGAGTGA
- the LOC130530802 gene encoding zinc finger protein ubi-d4-like isoform X2 has protein sequence MAAAVDSVVKLLGEQYYRDAMEQCHSYNARLCAERSILMPFLDSQTGVAQSNCYIWMEKRHRSAGVAPGQLYTYPARRWRKKRRSTPPEDPRLAFPSLKAADLELGLKRETLGAVDGSSLEALLKGEPLDRRSGATDVRGPEEDLAAAEPPATSAATHTSSGRIRKRVLDHDDYLDDLDDEDFEDETPKRRGKSKSKGRSDKNGKKKQEAAAAAQEERDKPYACDICGKRYKNRPGLSYHYTHSHLAEEEGEDREEIEAPPTPRQPEEQKSESLSSAERDRERGEGAAKKGPNGLALPNDYCDFCLGDSTLNQKTGQSEELVSCSDCGRSGHPTCLQFTPVMMAAVKTYRWQCIECKCCNVCGTSENDDQLLFCDDCDRGYHMYCLSPPMTEPPEGSWSCHLCLALLKDKASIYQQNQNSGPE, from the exons GCTGGGAGAGCAGTATTACAGAGATGCAATGGAACAGTGCCACAGTTACAATGCACGCTTGTGTGCTGAGCGAAGTATTCTCATGCCTTTTCTGGATTCTCAAACCGGTGTAGCCCAGTCCAACTGTTATATCTGGATGGAGAAGAGACATCGGAGTGCAG GTGTGGCTCCAGGACAGCTGTACACCTACCCAGCGCGTCGTTGGAGAAAGAAACGGCGTTCCACCCCTCCTGAAGACCCTCGGTTGGCGTTCCCATCTCTGAAAGCAG CCGATTTAGAGCTGGGTCTCAAGCGAGAGACGCTGGGAGCCGTGGacggcagcagcctggaggcTCTGCTGAAGGGCGAGCCCCTCGACCGAAGGAGTGGAGCGACGGACGTCCGTGGCCCCGAGGAGGATTTGGCAGCTGCTGAGCCTCCGGCAACATCTGCAGCCACTCACACATCATCTGGCCGCATCCGCAAG AGAGTCCTGGACCATGATGACTACTTGGATGATTTGGACGATGAGGACTTTGAAGATGAGACCCCAAAGAGACGAGGCAAGAGCAAGTCGAAG GGTCGCAGTGACAAAAATGggaagaagaaacaggaggcggcggcagcagctcaggaggagagagacaagCCTTATGCCTGCGATA tctgtGGGAAGCGCTACAAGAACCGTCCAGGCCTGAGCTACCACTATACGCATTCTCACCTGGccgaggaggagggcgaggaccGCGAGGAGATCGAGGCACCACCCACTCCTCGGCAGCCTGAGGAGCAGAAGAGTGAGTCACTCTCTAGTGccgagagagacagagagagaggggaaggag CTGCCAAGAAGGGGCCCAATGGGCTGGCACTGCCCAACGATTACTGTGACTTCTGCCTGGGAGACTCCACCTTAAACCAAAAGACCGGCCAATCGGAGGAGCTGGTGTCCTGCTCAGACTGTGGACGCTCAG GACACCCGACATGTCTGCAGTTCACACCAGTGATGATGGCCGCCGTGAAGACGTACCGCTGGCAGTGCATCGAGTGCAAGTGTTGCAACGTCTGCGGCACCTCGGAGAACGAC GACCAGCTGCTGTTCTGTGATGACTGTGACCGAGGTTATCACATGTACTGTCTAAGTCCTCCCATGACTGAGCCTCCGGAGG gaagctggagctgtCACCTGTGCCTGGCTCTACTGAAGGACAAAGCTTCCATATATCAGCAAAACCAGAACTCTGGTCCCGAGTGA
- the LOC130530802 gene encoding zinc finger protein ubi-d4-like isoform X5, with translation MEQCHSYNARLCAERSILMPFLDSQTGVAQSNCYIWMEKRHRSAGVAPGQLYTYPARRWRKKRRSTPPEDPRLAFPSLKAGINTADLELGLKRETLGAVDGSSLEALLKGEPLDRRSGATDVRGPEEDLAAAEPPATSAATHTSSGRIRKRVLDHDDYLDDLDDEDFEDETPKRRGKSKSKGRSDKNGKKKQEAAAAAQEERDKPYACDICGKRYKNRPGLSYHYTHSHLAEEEGEDREEIEAPPTPRQPEEQKSESLSSAERDRERGEGAAKKGPNGLALPNDYCDFCLGDSTLNQKTGQSEELVSCSDCGRSGHPTCLQFTPVMMAAVKTYRWQCIECKCCNVCGTSENDDQLLFCDDCDRGYHMYCLSPPMTEPPEGSWSCHLCLALLKDKASIYQQNQNSGPE, from the exons ATGGAACAGTGCCACAGTTACAATGCACGCTTGTGTGCTGAGCGAAGTATTCTCATGCCTTTTCTGGATTCTCAAACCGGTGTAGCCCAGTCCAACTGTTATATCTGGATGGAGAAGAGACATCGGAGTGCAG GTGTGGCTCCAGGACAGCTGTACACCTACCCAGCGCGTCGTTGGAGAAAGAAACGGCGTTCCACCCCTCCTGAAGACCCTCGGTTGGCGTTCCCATCTCTGAAAGCAGGTATCAACACTG CCGATTTAGAGCTGGGTCTCAAGCGAGAGACGCTGGGAGCCGTGGacggcagcagcctggaggcTCTGCTGAAGGGCGAGCCCCTCGACCGAAGGAGTGGAGCGACGGACGTCCGTGGCCCCGAGGAGGATTTGGCAGCTGCTGAGCCTCCGGCAACATCTGCAGCCACTCACACATCATCTGGCCGCATCCGCAAG AGAGTCCTGGACCATGATGACTACTTGGATGATTTGGACGATGAGGACTTTGAAGATGAGACCCCAAAGAGACGAGGCAAGAGCAAGTCGAAG GGTCGCAGTGACAAAAATGggaagaagaaacaggaggcggcggcagcagctcaggaggagagagacaagCCTTATGCCTGCGATA tctgtGGGAAGCGCTACAAGAACCGTCCAGGCCTGAGCTACCACTATACGCATTCTCACCTGGccgaggaggagggcgaggaccGCGAGGAGATCGAGGCACCACCCACTCCTCGGCAGCCTGAGGAGCAGAAGAGTGAGTCACTCTCTAGTGccgagagagacagagagagaggggaaggag CTGCCAAGAAGGGGCCCAATGGGCTGGCACTGCCCAACGATTACTGTGACTTCTGCCTGGGAGACTCCACCTTAAACCAAAAGACCGGCCAATCGGAGGAGCTGGTGTCCTGCTCAGACTGTGGACGCTCAG GACACCCGACATGTCTGCAGTTCACACCAGTGATGATGGCCGCCGTGAAGACGTACCGCTGGCAGTGCATCGAGTGCAAGTGTTGCAACGTCTGCGGCACCTCGGAGAACGAC GACCAGCTGCTGTTCTGTGATGACTGTGACCGAGGTTATCACATGTACTGTCTAAGTCCTCCCATGACTGAGCCTCCGGAGG gaagctggagctgtCACCTGTGCCTGGCTCTACTGAAGGACAAAGCTTCCATATATCAGCAAAACCAGAACTCTGGTCCCGAGTGA
- the LOC130530802 gene encoding zinc finger protein ubi-d4-like isoform X6, with product MAAAVDSVVKLLGEQYYRDAMEQCHSYNARLCAERSILMPFLDSQTGVAQSNCYIWMEKRHRSAGVAPGQLYTYPARRWRKKRRSTPPEDPRLAFPSLKAGINTADLELGLKRETLGAVDGSSLEALLKGEPLDRRSGATDVRGPEEDLAAAEPPATSAATHTSSGRIRKRVLDHDDYLDDLDDEDFEDETPKRRGKSKSKGRSDKNGKKKQEAAAAAQEERDKPYACDTAKKGPNGLALPNDYCDFCLGDSTLNQKTGQSEELVSCSDCGRSGHPTCLQFTPVMMAAVKTYRWQCIECKCCNVCGTSENDDQLLFCDDCDRGYHMYCLSPPMTEPPEGSWSCHLCLALLKDKASIYQQNQNSGPE from the exons GCTGGGAGAGCAGTATTACAGAGATGCAATGGAACAGTGCCACAGTTACAATGCACGCTTGTGTGCTGAGCGAAGTATTCTCATGCCTTTTCTGGATTCTCAAACCGGTGTAGCCCAGTCCAACTGTTATATCTGGATGGAGAAGAGACATCGGAGTGCAG GTGTGGCTCCAGGACAGCTGTACACCTACCCAGCGCGTCGTTGGAGAAAGAAACGGCGTTCCACCCCTCCTGAAGACCCTCGGTTGGCGTTCCCATCTCTGAAAGCAGGTATCAACACTG CCGATTTAGAGCTGGGTCTCAAGCGAGAGACGCTGGGAGCCGTGGacggcagcagcctggaggcTCTGCTGAAGGGCGAGCCCCTCGACCGAAGGAGTGGAGCGACGGACGTCCGTGGCCCCGAGGAGGATTTGGCAGCTGCTGAGCCTCCGGCAACATCTGCAGCCACTCACACATCATCTGGCCGCATCCGCAAG AGAGTCCTGGACCATGATGACTACTTGGATGATTTGGACGATGAGGACTTTGAAGATGAGACCCCAAAGAGACGAGGCAAGAGCAAGTCGAAG GGTCGCAGTGACAAAAATGggaagaagaaacaggaggcggcggcagcagctcaggaggagagagacaagCCTTATGCCTGCGATA CTGCCAAGAAGGGGCCCAATGGGCTGGCACTGCCCAACGATTACTGTGACTTCTGCCTGGGAGACTCCACCTTAAACCAAAAGACCGGCCAATCGGAGGAGCTGGTGTCCTGCTCAGACTGTGGACGCTCAG GACACCCGACATGTCTGCAGTTCACACCAGTGATGATGGCCGCCGTGAAGACGTACCGCTGGCAGTGCATCGAGTGCAAGTGTTGCAACGTCTGCGGCACCTCGGAGAACGAC GACCAGCTGCTGTTCTGTGATGACTGTGACCGAGGTTATCACATGTACTGTCTAAGTCCTCCCATGACTGAGCCTCCGGAGG gaagctggagctgtCACCTGTGCCTGGCTCTACTGAAGGACAAAGCTTCCATATATCAGCAAAACCAGAACTCTGGTCCCGAGTGA
- the LOC130530802 gene encoding zinc finger protein ubi-d4-like isoform X4 → MAAAVDSVVKLLGEQYYRDAMEQCHSYNARLCAERSILMPFLDSQTGVAQSNCYIWMEKRHRSAGVAPGQLYTYPARRWRKKRRSTPPEDPRLAFPSLKAADLELGLKRETLGAVDGSSLEALLKGEPLDRRSGATDVRGPEEDLAAAEPPATSAATHTSSGRIRKRVLDHDDYLDDLDDEDFEDETPKRRGKSKSKGRSDKNGKKKQEAAAAAQEERDKPYACDICGKRYKNRPGLSYHYTHSHLAEEEGEDREEIEAPPTPRQPEEQKTAKKGPNGLALPNDYCDFCLGDSTLNQKTGQSEELVSCSDCGRSGHPTCLQFTPVMMAAVKTYRWQCIECKCCNVCGTSENDDQLLFCDDCDRGYHMYCLSPPMTEPPEGSWSCHLCLALLKDKASIYQQNQNSGPE, encoded by the exons GCTGGGAGAGCAGTATTACAGAGATGCAATGGAACAGTGCCACAGTTACAATGCACGCTTGTGTGCTGAGCGAAGTATTCTCATGCCTTTTCTGGATTCTCAAACCGGTGTAGCCCAGTCCAACTGTTATATCTGGATGGAGAAGAGACATCGGAGTGCAG GTGTGGCTCCAGGACAGCTGTACACCTACCCAGCGCGTCGTTGGAGAAAGAAACGGCGTTCCACCCCTCCTGAAGACCCTCGGTTGGCGTTCCCATCTCTGAAAGCAG CCGATTTAGAGCTGGGTCTCAAGCGAGAGACGCTGGGAGCCGTGGacggcagcagcctggaggcTCTGCTGAAGGGCGAGCCCCTCGACCGAAGGAGTGGAGCGACGGACGTCCGTGGCCCCGAGGAGGATTTGGCAGCTGCTGAGCCTCCGGCAACATCTGCAGCCACTCACACATCATCTGGCCGCATCCGCAAG AGAGTCCTGGACCATGATGACTACTTGGATGATTTGGACGATGAGGACTTTGAAGATGAGACCCCAAAGAGACGAGGCAAGAGCAAGTCGAAG GGTCGCAGTGACAAAAATGggaagaagaaacaggaggcggcggcagcagctcaggaggagagagacaagCCTTATGCCTGCGATA tctgtGGGAAGCGCTACAAGAACCGTCCAGGCCTGAGCTACCACTATACGCATTCTCACCTGGccgaggaggagggcgaggaccGCGAGGAGATCGAGGCACCACCCACTCCTCGGCAGCCTGAGGAGCAGAAGA CTGCCAAGAAGGGGCCCAATGGGCTGGCACTGCCCAACGATTACTGTGACTTCTGCCTGGGAGACTCCACCTTAAACCAAAAGACCGGCCAATCGGAGGAGCTGGTGTCCTGCTCAGACTGTGGACGCTCAG GACACCCGACATGTCTGCAGTTCACACCAGTGATGATGGCCGCCGTGAAGACGTACCGCTGGCAGTGCATCGAGTGCAAGTGTTGCAACGTCTGCGGCACCTCGGAGAACGAC GACCAGCTGCTGTTCTGTGATGACTGTGACCGAGGTTATCACATGTACTGTCTAAGTCCTCCCATGACTGAGCCTCCGGAGG gaagctggagctgtCACCTGTGCCTGGCTCTACTGAAGGACAAAGCTTCCATATATCAGCAAAACCAGAACTCTGGTCCCGAGTGA
- the LOC130530802 gene encoding zinc finger protein ubi-d4-like isoform X1, with the protein MAAAVDSVVKLLGEQYYRDAMEQCHSYNARLCAERSILMPFLDSQTGVAQSNCYIWMEKRHRSAGVAPGQLYTYPARRWRKKRRSTPPEDPRLAFPSLKAGINTADLELGLKRETLGAVDGSSLEALLKGEPLDRRSGATDVRGPEEDLAAAEPPATSAATHTSSGRIRKRVLDHDDYLDDLDDEDFEDETPKRRGKSKSKGRSDKNGKKKQEAAAAAQEERDKPYACDICGKRYKNRPGLSYHYTHSHLAEEEGEDREEIEAPPTPRQPEEQKSESLSSAERDRERGEGAAKKGPNGLALPNDYCDFCLGDSTLNQKTGQSEELVSCSDCGRSGHPTCLQFTPVMMAAVKTYRWQCIECKCCNVCGTSENDDQLLFCDDCDRGYHMYCLSPPMTEPPEGSWSCHLCLALLKDKASIYQQNQNSGPE; encoded by the exons GCTGGGAGAGCAGTATTACAGAGATGCAATGGAACAGTGCCACAGTTACAATGCACGCTTGTGTGCTGAGCGAAGTATTCTCATGCCTTTTCTGGATTCTCAAACCGGTGTAGCCCAGTCCAACTGTTATATCTGGATGGAGAAGAGACATCGGAGTGCAG GTGTGGCTCCAGGACAGCTGTACACCTACCCAGCGCGTCGTTGGAGAAAGAAACGGCGTTCCACCCCTCCTGAAGACCCTCGGTTGGCGTTCCCATCTCTGAAAGCAGGTATCAACACTG CCGATTTAGAGCTGGGTCTCAAGCGAGAGACGCTGGGAGCCGTGGacggcagcagcctggaggcTCTGCTGAAGGGCGAGCCCCTCGACCGAAGGAGTGGAGCGACGGACGTCCGTGGCCCCGAGGAGGATTTGGCAGCTGCTGAGCCTCCGGCAACATCTGCAGCCACTCACACATCATCTGGCCGCATCCGCAAG AGAGTCCTGGACCATGATGACTACTTGGATGATTTGGACGATGAGGACTTTGAAGATGAGACCCCAAAGAGACGAGGCAAGAGCAAGTCGAAG GGTCGCAGTGACAAAAATGggaagaagaaacaggaggcggcggcagcagctcaggaggagagagacaagCCTTATGCCTGCGATA tctgtGGGAAGCGCTACAAGAACCGTCCAGGCCTGAGCTACCACTATACGCATTCTCACCTGGccgaggaggagggcgaggaccGCGAGGAGATCGAGGCACCACCCACTCCTCGGCAGCCTGAGGAGCAGAAGAGTGAGTCACTCTCTAGTGccgagagagacagagagagaggggaaggag CTGCCAAGAAGGGGCCCAATGGGCTGGCACTGCCCAACGATTACTGTGACTTCTGCCTGGGAGACTCCACCTTAAACCAAAAGACCGGCCAATCGGAGGAGCTGGTGTCCTGCTCAGACTGTGGACGCTCAG GACACCCGACATGTCTGCAGTTCACACCAGTGATGATGGCCGCCGTGAAGACGTACCGCTGGCAGTGCATCGAGTGCAAGTGTTGCAACGTCTGCGGCACCTCGGAGAACGAC GACCAGCTGCTGTTCTGTGATGACTGTGACCGAGGTTATCACATGTACTGTCTAAGTCCTCCCATGACTGAGCCTCCGGAGG gaagctggagctgtCACCTGTGCCTGGCTCTACTGAAGGACAAAGCTTCCATATATCAGCAAAACCAGAACTCTGGTCCCGAGTGA
- the LOC130530800 gene encoding sodium/potassium/calcium exchanger 3-like produces the protein MSAPRRPRRTRLLPRVCVCGAGLLATIWVILFRGITGPPRVTAEPEFSLFKREIGKEKEDNQTGSSSRSGVGDFPKDIFTLEQKRHGAVLLHVLCAIYMFLALAIVCDVYFVPSLEKLSENLHLSQDVAGATFMAAGSSAPELFTSLIGVFITEGDVGVGTIVGSAVFNILVIIGICGIFAGQPISLSWWPLFRDAVFYILSILVLILVIYDEKVMWWETIILISMYGIYIIIMKFNRSLYTLVESQCSRAGQPCLGSLRRSTAVGSVAEGDNDMVPLKPDSAAAVGQDSGAALVDETQNPHPHQLSFSERQRLIRARLSPEEGGAAGEESSGGDRTMGEGGMQQKEEEERGKGAAGVRGGGAQQKEEVENEDGEEEGEEEEEEEEEAPFKPFVMPDGWCLRLRWLLSWPVSVLLHCTIPNCSLPQWERWYLLTFLTSTLWIALFSYLMVWMVTIISFTLGIPEVIMGITFLAAGTSVPDCMASLIVARQGMGDMAVSNSIGSNIFDVLLGLGFPWALRTLIVSYGSMVTINSKGLVYSVILLLASVTLTVVCVHLNCWRLDRRLGLSLILLYVVFLLCSVGFEKL, from the exons ATGAGCGCGCCGAGGAGACCGAGGAGGACGCGCCTCCTGCCGCGGGTCTGCGTCTGTGGAGCCGGTCTACTCGCAACAATCTGGGTCATTCTCTTCAGGGGGATTACAG GCCCCCCAAGAGTCACTGCGGAGCCTGAATTTTCCTTGTTTAAGAGAGAAATCGGCAAGGAAAAAGAAGATAACCAGACTGGCAGCTCTTCCAGATCTG GTGTCGGCGATTTTCCCAAGGACATCTTCACTCTGGAACAGAAGAGACATGGAGCGGTCCTCCTGCACGTCCTCTGT GCCATCTACATGTTTCTTGCGTTGGCTATCGTGTGTGACGTTTACTTTGTGCCATCACTGGAAAAATTATCGGAG AACCTCCATCTCAGTCAGGACGTAGCCGGGGCAACCTTCATGGCAGCTGGGAGCTCTGCCCCCGAGCTCTTCACTTCTTTGATTG gGGTATTCATCACTGAAGGGGACGTGGGGGTGGGGACGATAGTGGGATCGGCCGTCTTTAATATCCTGGTCATCATTGGAATCTGCGGCATCTTTGCAGGACAG CCGATCTCCCTCAGCTGGTGGCCTCTGTTCCGTGATGCTGTCTTCTACATCCTGTCTATACTTGTGCTCATCCTG GTGATCTATGACGAGAAAGTCATGTG gtgggAGACCATCATCCTGATCTCCATGTATGGAATCTATATAATAATCATGAA GTTCAACAGGTCTCTTTACACGCTGGTGGAGAGCCAGTGTAGCAGGGCGGGGCAGCCGTGCCTGGGCAGCCTGCGACGCTCGACCGCTGTGGGCAGCGTCGCCGAGGGCGACAACGACATGGTGCCGCTCAAACCAG ACTCAGCTGCGGCGGTCGGCCAGGACTCGGGGGCGGCGTTGGTGGATGAGACGCAGAACCCACACCCCCACCAGCTCTCCTTTTCAGAG AGGCAGAGGCTGATCCGGGCTCGACTCAGCCCAGAGGAAGGTGGAGCTGCGGGGGAGGAAAGTTCAGGTGGCGACAGGACGATGGGCGAGGGCGGCATGcagcaaaaggaggaggaggagagggggaaagggGCGGCAGGAGTGAGGGGTGGAGGGGCGCAGCAAAAAGAAGAAGTGGAGaatgaggatggagaggaggaaggagaagaggaggaggaggaagaggaggaggcacctTTCAAGCCATTCGTCATGCCTG atggaTGGTGCCTGCGTCTGAGGTGGCTGCTCTCGTGGCCCGTGAGCGTCCTGCTTCACTGCACCATCCCCAACTGCAGCCTGCCGCAGTGGGAGCGCTGGTACCTGCTCACCTTCCTGACCTCCACGCTTTGGATAGCTCTGTTCTCCTACCTCATGGTCTGGATG GTGACCATAATCAGCTTCACTCTTGGAATCCCAGAAGTCATCATGGGCATCACCTTTCTGGCAGCTGGAACCAGTGTTCCTGACTGTATGGCCAGCCTGATTGTTGCTCGACAAG GAATGGGGGACATGGCCGTGTCCAACTCCATCGGCAGCAACATATTTGATGTGCTGCTGGGTCTGGGCTTCCCCTGGGCTCTGAGGACCCTCATCGTCAGCTACGGATCGATG GTGACAATCAACAGCAAAGGCCTGGTGTACTCTGTGATCCTGCTGTTGGCCTCTGTCACGCTCACG gttgtgTGCGTCCATCTGAACTGCTGGAGGTTGGATCGCAGGTTGGGACTCTCCCTCATTCTGTTGTAtgtcgtcttcctcctctgctccgtcGGCTTTGAGAAGCTCTAG